One genomic window of Branchiostoma floridae strain S238N-H82 chromosome 4, Bfl_VNyyK, whole genome shotgun sequence includes the following:
- the LOC118412920 gene encoding neurogenic locus notch homolog protein 1-like yields the protein MWKFLIFMAAVAAWPDSSQGQQRYLTSVDGFAFYKIRASGRMTNANVKVTCEAAGMRYPCHWSGMAGCTSYWTSGCIAYDGTGVGCSTNQVLSSKLCGNTDFRYCQPLDDTFVYIPGWRSDDSAYGVDYETHTHNLQGANFNNKYALCAVFDNCASSPCTHGTCTNGVGSYTCSCENGWEGTDCDQDIDECASNPCWLGGTCLDHVDGYSCVCPKDKTGKNCETGPFSGECYEFSTVALPHREATEACSTNGGRLVDVKDDKLQRFLADKISVTSRASNWLAMRSAPSPVYYSDGSSSSGSLQWSAEEPSSPLDLCVLLDSSDNYRAKTVFCSEQHNYICESAAKPCEPNVCQNGGNCTSCFNGSSTFCDCPEGFDGRTCEINIDECASNPCQNHGSCDDGINSYSCRCLLGFQGDHCETVPDRCNPDPCPLSWTCVDHTLYFSCDPPSANRMVSYQCSSASCPDGMYCTEEGAASFSCKPE from the exons GTCAACAACGGTACCTGACCAGCGTCGACGGCTTTGCGTTTTACAAAATTCGCGCTTCTGGGAGGATGACCAATGCCAACGTAAAGGTCACGTGCGAGGCGGCGGGGATGAGGTACCCCTGTCACTGGTCAGGTATGGCTGGGTGTACCAGCTACTGGACCTCGGGCTGCATCGCGTATGACGGCACCGGTGTCGGCTGTAGTACCAACCAGGTCCTCTCATCAAAGCTGTGTGGAAATACTGACTTTCGGTACTGTCAGCCTCTGGATGACACCTTTGTGTATATCCCTGGCTGGCGGAGTGATGACAGCGCCTACGGTGTGGACTACGAGACTCACACCCACAACCTGCAAGGAGCAAACTTCAACAACAAGTACGCCCTGTGTGCAG TCTTTGATAACTGCGCGTCCTCCCCATGCACACATGGAACTTGTACGAATGGAGTGGGGAGCTACACCTGTAGCTGTGAGAACGGCTGGGAAGGGACGGACTGTGATCAAG ATATCGACGAGTGTGCGAGCAACCCTTGTTGGCTGGGAGGGACCTGCCTGGATCACGTGGACGGGTACAGCTGCGTCTGTCCTAAGGACAAGACGGGCAAGAATTGCGAAACTG GGCCTTTTAGCGGAGAATGCTACGAGTTTTCAACCGTAGCCTTACCACACCGTGAGGCGACAGAGGCCTGCAGCACCAATGGCGGCCGCTTGGTGGACGTGAAAGACGACAAGCTGCAGCGTTTCCTCGCCGACAAGATCTCGGTCACCAGCCGCGCTTCCAACTGGCTGGCTATGAGAAGTGCCCCATCGCCGGTCTACTACAGTGACGGATCCTCTAGTTCAG GTTCCCTTCAGTGGTCAGCAGAAGAACCGTCCTCCCCTTTGGACCTGTGTGTTCTCCTGGACAGTTCTGACAACTACAGGGCTAAGACTGTTTTCTGCTCGGAACAACACAACTACATTTGCGAGTCTG CTGCCAAGCCCTGTGAACCAAACGTGTGTCAGAACGGCGGAAACTGCACCTCCTGCTTCAACGGCTCCAGCACCTTCTGCGACTGTCCTGAGGGGTTCGATGGAAGAACGTGTGAAATAA acattgacgagtgtgccTCCAATCCGTGCCAAAACCATGGAAGTTGTGATGACGGCATCAACTCCTACAGCTGCCGCTGCCTCCTCGGGTTCCAGGGCGACCACTGCGAAACAG TCCCAGATCGGTGCAACCCAGACCCATGTCCGTTAAGCTGGACATGCGTAGATCACACCTTGTACTTTTCGTGCG ACCCTCCTTCAGCCAATCGGATGGTCTCCTACCAGTGCAGTAGCGCCTCCTGTCCGGACGGCATGTACTGCACCGAGGAGGGTGCGGCCTCTTTCTCGTGCAAACCTGAGTGA